The Pseudomonadota bacterium DNA segment TTTGTTCGAATATTTCCTATTTTAGAGCAGACGCCGTCTATTTAGTACCGACAAGAGGTGCCGCACGAGACATAATCCATCAGTTACTTTGAAAACGACAAATGACGAGGCGAGTTCGACAAACATTATATTTATGGAGAAAAGGATATGGCTAAACATTTAGATTTATCTGATGCGCATTACAAAACCCATAATGTTTTTTTGCTTGAGTTGCTGAACCGTTCAACTTGTTCTTTCGCAAACCTTGGATTTAATGGAATTATTTATTCGTAAACATCCGTGTAACCGACGGTGGTACGCCACATCATACGCCGCATCGGTAATTCATAATCATGGATAGCGAGATGCTGAACCGCGCAATTATCCCACATCAAAATATCGCCCACCTGCCATTTATGTCGATAAATGAATTCTTCGCGAATAACGGTCATTGCTAGCTCGTCAATCAATGACACAGCATCCTCAGTCTCCATGCCATCAATATCAACGCACTCTCCCTTAAAAACGTAGAGCGCCTTTTTGCCCGTGTAGGGGTGGGTCCGCACAGCCGGGTGTCTTATCACCGGCACCGACTTACGTTTGTCATTATCCTGTTTACCGCTTCCTGTTTCACGACGACGGCCTAGCACGTCATGCACGACTTGCTTGCCTTTGAGGCTTTCCTTGATTTCATCGCTTAGAGACTCATAAGCCCTAACGCCGCTAGCAAATAAAGTATCACCTAAAATCGTGCCATCTTCCGTTACCGGCACTTCCTTTGCGTGCAATACAGTCGCCCGCGGCGGATTTTTTTCGAATGACATATCGGAATGCCAAACTACCCCAGCATCGGCGTGGCCAATGTCCCTGCCGTCTTCTTGAATGTTTGAGACATATAAAATTTCGGGATGACCAGGCATGGCGTAGTTATTTAGGTACAAGTTTTGGGGCTCACCATAGCGACTGGCATAAGCAACAAATGTCGTAGGATCCAAATTCTGATTGCGAATACAAATAACGGAATGCTCGTTGAAGGCTGATTCAATTGCCAAAAAGGTTTCATCAGCTAGTGGTTTGGACAGGTCAACGCCAAGCACTTCTGCGCCCAACGCATCACCGGAGGGCACAATTTCAATTAAGGTTTCTCCCACTATGATCTCCCAAGATAACGTCCTAAAAACTTGCGCATCCATAACCAGGATACCATAGAATGGTAATCAAATCGCGTTTTTTATTATGAGTGTTAACCACCTACTAGACAAAATGTACAGCGAGAAGGATGGACATATAAAGAAGAAGCCGAAAGGATATTACCTAGCGACGTGTCATTTTTTTGTAGTCGCTCTCTTTAGCCTTGCACCCGTCTTATCCAGTTTGGAAGAAGCACACTTCACCAAAATCGCCACCATCCATAAAGCTTCCAAGGTTTCCACCATGGGACAGAAATATTCATCATCTTTTGAGCTCCATAATGCCCCTGTTCTGCCGCAATTTTCCAATACTTTCTCGCCATTATTCTGTCCGTTGGAAAGTCGCCTCCTCCGAGTGCTCCAATGTAAATACCACCAAGTTTATAAGCAGCATCCTTATCACCATTATCAGCAGCAATTATAAGCTTCGCATCTGAATGACCCTGTTCAGCAGCAAGCTTGTACCACTTCATTGAAATCTTATTGTTTTTTGGTACACCGAGGCCGTGTCTGTACATTAGGCCCATTTTGCCTTCGGCAGCGGCATCTCCCTTTTCAGCAAGTGGTATCCATTCACGCAAGGCAGCAGCAAAATTACCGCTTCTATATGCATCAAGCCCTTTTTGGAAATCAGCACCTGCAGACAACCCCACACTTCCAAAAAGCACGGCAATCGTCAAACAGAGTATTGTGGCGTATTGTCCTAAGGATGATTTGTTCACAATTTCATCTCCTTCAGGCGAAGTGGACTTGGTCAACTATGTCCGCAGTCCTAAAACGAAGACTATCCACAGTGGTTACAAAAGCAACAGGAATTATGGGCTCCCATAGATGTCCTTAAGAAGGGGAGCCAGCAGGAAAACACGATGCTAAACGGCCAATTCTGGTTTATTGAACCCGAATATGAAGAAGATATTCTCACGGAACTCAGACGACGTGGGTTGAAGGTTTTAAAGAGAGATGATCTCTTTTTCTATTAAGGATTTTTGCGATGGTAAATGCTCAATAATAAAAAATGAAATGCAACGTGTGATTCAAAATAGCAATATACTTGCTGGAACATTAAAAAATCCGCCGCGATGGGAGAGGTAAAAGATAAAAAATTTTTAAATTGGCAAAAATGGCTGAATAGTTTTTATTTTCCCATTTACTATATTTGGTCTGTTATCTTGTGTTAACGTCGGTGGTATTGGCAAGGCCATTCAGGGTAATGGCCCTCAGTGGAGTAAAATGTCATGGCAAAAAACACGAATTAACTTTTGATGTTGGAAGTGGCATATGAGTGACACTTGGATGATTTATGGTGTTCAGTTGTTTACAATATTCGTATCTTCAGGCTTGGCACTCTCATCTGTAGCAGTATGCGGACGTTGGTGGGTTGGTTTTCAACTTAAAAGAAATGCCAAAAATAAAGAACCGGAACCTTTGGATGAGAACATAAAAGATTTTGTTCTCACCCCGCCACAGATGGTTCTTGCTACAATTGGTTTTACTTTTCTGTATATCTTTCTGGCGCACAAATACATTGAACCATACATGGTCAGTCTTATCTTGGGTCGATAGTTGGTCACATTTGTCCTTTTTTGATTAAGGTAGCAGGAGATTCGATTAATGAATATCTCCCTGAAATTATCAGGATTACTATTGCATGCGTTTTAGATGCGATAAATCATGAAAAAACGGGTAATTTTGATTAAGGTCGGAAGTTACCAGATAGTAAGAATTATTATGATCTCGTTGAAACACAGGAAGACTAAATGGCCGTCATTGTTTTGACTTCTGCCATTATCTTTCTAAATTTTTTTATGAGATAAATGAGAACCCCAATCCAAAAAAGTATTGATACGATTTTTAGGGGGTCGCTGGCATTGTGGTGGTCAAAAGTCATAAGAGGCCAATTATACAAACCATGAATGATTATCGGGAGAATTAAGGCTCTTTTTATTGTCTCCCAAGTGAAGTACTTTTTCTTGAGTGTTTGTTTGCCCCTCTTCAGCAGGCCGTAACCTAATATCGCTCCACAAATTGCATGCATCGGAACCGCTGTAAATGCTCTCGCAATGCCGACCTCAAGGCCGTATTGATAAACATACATTACGTTTTCTATGGCAGCGAAACCGATCGAAATCATTGCTCCGTAAAATATAAAATCATAGGGCTCATCTGCTTCTTCTGAATTTATATAACGTCTCAAGAAGACAAATTTGAAAAATTCTTCGGGTATGGCTGCCAAGAAAAATGCAAAGATAAAACCAGAAACCAACGAATTGTTTTGAAATATTCCGCCAAGTATCGGCGTTAAGAGAAGCAATGGCGCTAAAAATAATCCAGCAATTAGCAAAACGGGGAGACAAACTAAGGCGCCAGACAAAATTGCCTTGACCGTATGAAGCATCGGTTCGGGGTTCTTATCATTCTTATAAAACCAGGCAGCCACTATTATAGGCGGACCTAAAGCTAAAAGGAGATATATCAAATCCCGGATCCCTCTGGTACGAGCTCTGCAAGTCCTGCAGAAATATGCTGGAGTATAGACCCTGATCAGGGTTGTACGAAAGGTCAGATAGAAGATAAAAAAACATGCCTTAGGAACCCCTGAGAAGCGATACCCCTACTGAAAACAGTAGGGGTTCGATCACGATAATTATGTTGGTCCTTTTGGAAAGTTTGATTTTCCCGCAGCTTTATTCTGCCGGATCCTAATGCGTCGATGGCACTGTTTAATTACTCTGCATCAAGTTCCTTGAAAACCAAATTGGCAATGCGGAAACACGAAACCGCCGCTGGAACACCACAATAGATACCAACAACGTGAATAAGCGAGCGCACTTCGTCGCGGGTAACTCCTGTACGCACTGAACCGCGTAGATGCAATTCCCACTCGTCCATTCGGTTCAGAGCTGCGATCATCACCAGGTTCATTATCGAACGGGTTTTCTTGTCGAATGTATCGTCACCCCAACCAAAACCCCAACACCATTCGGTCATTGCCTCTTGAAATGGCTTGTTGAAATCATTTGCCTCCATGAGTGCTCCTTGCACTCGCTCCTCTCCTAGCACTGCGGTACGTTGTTTAACGCCGAGATTAAATCGTTCCTTATCCATAATAAATTTCCTCTTGTTGAAGTAAATTATTGCATTCCAAAAAAATCGTCGAGACATTCGGCGCTTGGTTGCGGAATGTCAATCGCGCGAAGTCGGAACCGTACTCGTTTGATTAAGGGTTGGTTTCTTTGCCTGAAAAAAACACATTTATACAAAACTCTCTTTAATAGCAGTCTCATTTTTGCAAAAGGGTTAGCAGCATAAGACGATGACATACCGTGCTTGGAGTGATGTAAAATAATTGCTTGATCCATTATAGGTTTGCAGGCTTAGAATAAGGACATATTGGTAATGTTCTTAGAGAATGGAATGGAGAGGTTCATGTCTGATCCTGTGCGCTGCATGATCCTTCGCGGAGGAACGAGCAAAGGCATATATCTAAGGGAATCGGATTTGTCTTCAGAGCCTGGTGAGCGCGATAAGACTATCCTGAGGATATTTGGCTCACCAGACAAACGTCAGATCAATGGCCTTGGCGGTGCTGACCCTCTTACAAGTAAGGTTTGTGTTATTGGACCGCCCCCTATAGATAACCCACGGGCAAACGATGCTCAGCTTACCTATACTTTTGGTCAGGTAGAGATTGATAAACCAGAAGTGGATTATCGATCACTATGCGGTAATCTAACCTCTGGGGTCGGTGCGTTCGCTATTTGGGAAAAAATGGTGGAAGCTGTCTCTCCTGTAACAACACTGCGTATTTACAATACTAATCTGGACCGGATGTTGTACGTTGAGGTCCCTGTTGAAAATGGTTGTCCAGTTGAAATAGGGAACTTCTCTATTCCCGGCGTGCCCGGCACCGGTGCGCGCATACAAGTGGACTTTTCTGACACTGCTGGTGCTAGTGCTGGGGCACTCCTGCCGACAGGTAATTCAATCGATGTATTGGACGTGCCCGGTGTTGGGAAAATCGAGGTTTCATTGGTCGACATTGGAAATGCACATGTTTTTCTGCGTGCCGTTGACTTAGGGTTAACAGGAGCCGAAACGGCGGCTGAAATAGATGCTAATGTAGAGCTGACCGATAAGTTAGAAAATATTCGTGCCCATGGGGCAGCTATTATGGGAATGATTAAGGGACCGGAGTATAGTCGAGAAGAAAGCCCCGCGACGCCCTTGATCGGTATGATTGGCGTGGCCCAGGATTACGAAAATGTGATTGGTGGCGTTACGGTCATGGCCCATGAGTGTGACTTTGTCTCCCGCTTGATGTTCATGCAGCAGATGCACAAGACGTATGCAGGCACCAGCACAGTGTGCACCGGCGTTGCAAGCAGACTTCCAGGCACAATCGTTAATGAGGCGTGCAGACCTGAAACATTAGATAATAAAACTGTACGTATCGGTCATCCCGCAGGTGTTATCGAAACCGAAACAGAGGTGGAGGTAAAGGGCAATGAATACGTGGTCAAGCGGGCAACATTAGGTCGTACCGCAAGACGAATTATGGAGGGCCATGTTCATCTGCCTTCGCAGAATTATTAGTTGTTTATAGGTGCTGAGATAGTTGTGGGTGCGCAGCATCCCATTAATTGTCTGCTGTTAGTAGCAGTATTCTGAAGCGAAGGCGGCACAATGGGTTTGTCTTGAAAAAATAGCCGTCATTAAACTAATATTTATTATTTTGTTTCAGTAATATACTGGCTAAACCTATTAAAATAGTTAAAGCGTTTTGTTTAATGCCCTCCCACATTTGTGGTGTCATCGGTGAGCCCCCTGCTGCACAGTTTGGTGTAATAATCAGAGCACTCGCTTTATTTTCCTCTATGGTGTTGAGATGATTTAGCCATTCAAAGCCTATTAAAAATATCTTTCTAAAAGTATGAACCTAAATGGATCTAATTGAACTATTTCTAATCTATTGAGTTGTGAGACGTGCCTAGATAAAGGCTAGAATCTACATGGCGGGAATGAGGATCTTCTTCCCATTTATGACAAGGAAATCATCTATTATTTGAATTTTGTGTGCCTGACGATCCCCCAGCAAAACTTTGCCGACTTTGTTGAGGTGAAGCCTTTTTTTCTGTGATTTGTCGATTTTTGGATTTGAATATTTGGCAAAATTTTGTGCGGTGTTTTCCTTTAAATAAATTTCTTCAGTTACTTTTAAGATCAAAAGCGTTCCAAATACTCCGGAGCCTCCGCCGTTTTCGTTTACCTCTAAAAAATACAAGCCATTAGTTGTTCTACCGTGAAATATGTACGCTATCCAGCCACCCCCGCTATGATCAGCTTTTACGGAAGTTTTACCATCTGCATTTACTTGGAGAGTAACATCGGCATCACAACAATACCTATCAGCTCCCTGCGAGTCCTCAAGGTTAATTGCTACTACCTGGTCCCCATTATCAGACAACCAAGTCATTAGATCCTGAATAATTTTTGGATGAACAGGACGACCCTTAAAAACGAAATATCTCTCGAGGCAGTGTCTTTGTATGGCAATGTTGTCCGATTTTTTTTGGCATGAAGGATAAATTATTTCCTTCCCTGCACCCACACTGATACTCCCAAGAATCCACGTAGGTACAATACAAAGCGTCAAGATGAGTTTTTTCATTTCAATATAGTACCCAATTAAAAAGATTTTG contains these protein-coding regions:
- a CDS encoding carboxymuconolactone decarboxylase family protein; amino-acid sequence: MDKERFNLGVKQRTAVLGEERVQGALMEANDFNKPFQEAMTEWCWGFGWGDDTFDKKTRSIMNLVMIAALNRMDEWELHLRGSVRTGVTRDEVRSLIHVVGIYCGVPAAVSCFRIANLVFKELDAE
- a CDS encoding PrsW family glutamic-type intramembrane protease, with the protein product MIYLLLALGPPIIVAAWFYKNDKNPEPMLHTVKAILSGALVCLPVLLIAGLFLAPLLLLTPILGGIFQNNSLVSGFIFAFFLAAIPEEFFKFVFLRRYINSEEADEPYDFIFYGAMISIGFAAIENVMYVYQYGLEVGIARAFTAVPMHAICGAILGYGLLKRGKQTLKKKYFTWETIKRALILPIIIHGLYNWPLMTFDHHNASDPLKIVSILFWIGVLIYLIKKFRKIMAEVKTMTAI
- a CDS encoding TauD/TfdA family dioxygenase; the protein is MGETLIEIVPSGDALGAEVLGVDLSKPLADETFLAIESAFNEHSVICIRNQNLDPTTFVAYASRYGEPQNLYLNNYAMPGHPEILYVSNIQEDGRDIGHADAGVVWHSDMSFEKNPPRATVLHAKEVPVTEDGTILGDTLFASGVRAYESLSDEIKESLKGKQVVHDVLGRRRETGSGKQDNDKRKSVPVIRHPAVRTHPYTGKKALYVFKGECVDIDGMETEDAVSLIDELAMTVIREEFIYRHKWQVGDILMWDNCAVQHLAIHDYELPMRRMMWRTTVGYTDVYE
- a CDS encoding PrpF domain-containing protein; its protein translation is MSDPVRCMILRGGTSKGIYLRESDLSSEPGERDKTILRIFGSPDKRQINGLGGADPLTSKVCVIGPPPIDNPRANDAQLTYTFGQVEIDKPEVDYRSLCGNLTSGVGAFAIWEKMVEAVSPVTTLRIYNTNLDRMLYVEVPVENGCPVEIGNFSIPGVPGTGARIQVDFSDTAGASAGALLPTGNSIDVLDVPGVGKIEVSLVDIGNAHVFLRAVDLGLTGAETAAEIDANVELTDKLENIRAHGAAIMGMIKGPEYSREESPATPLIGMIGVAQDYENVIGGVTVMAHECDFVSRLMFMQQMHKTYAGTSTVCTGVASRLPGTIVNEACRPETLDNKTVRIGHPAGVIETETEVEVKGNEYVVKRATLGRTARRIMEGHVHLPSQNY
- a CDS encoding tetratricopeptide repeat protein, coding for MNKSSLGQYATILCLTIAVLFGSVGLSAGADFQKGLDAYRSGNFAAALREWIPLAEKGDAAAEGKMGLMYRHGLGVPKNNKISMKWYKLAAEQGHSDAKLIIAADNGDKDAAYKLGGIYIGALGGGDFPTDRIMARKYWKIAAEQGHYGAQKMMNISVPWWKPWKLYGWWRFW